One bacterium DNA window includes the following coding sequences:
- a CDS encoding glycosyltransferase family 4 protein, with protein sequence MRLLVIPNDPLYRYAAKGVLKERYFNPCDMFDEVHVLSLAERDEAAEAAQVLAGRASVHLHAVGRPGLRSWPAVRRRALELARRIAPDLVRGYNPLLMGYLTVLCARAAGAVSVVSVHADYSLARNVRIFGPRFLFSPRGLYQCAQHVLGYSRTTLTGADHVICAYRFPTRWVGRWRSEGVSVIYNRVDLERFRPAENRPADSSLLRVLNVGRQLEGKDPEPILRAVAQDRRLELTLVGDGPRHAHLMALAAGLGASDRIVFRPSVMHSDLPEVYRSHDIFAMSITHPGVCIPVLEAAASGLPVVINRPLWEPEPEVVGALAEVVDNSAAGYAAAFSRLIDDSGYRRSRGAALRELSQSYSGAAMEQAECELYNRLLAERAARTA encoded by the coding sequence ATGCGGCTGCTGGTCATACCGAACGACCCGCTCTACAGATACGCGGCCAAGGGCGTGCTCAAGGAGCGCTACTTCAACCCCTGCGACATGTTCGACGAGGTGCACGTGCTGAGCCTGGCCGAGCGGGACGAGGCGGCCGAGGCGGCCCAGGTCCTGGCGGGCCGGGCAAGCGTGCACCTTCACGCGGTGGGTCGTCCCGGCCTGCGCTCCTGGCCCGCGGTGCGGCGTCGCGCGCTCGAACTGGCGCGCCGGATCGCTCCGGACCTGGTGCGCGGCTACAACCCCCTGCTCATGGGCTACCTGACAGTGCTCTGCGCCCGGGCCGCCGGTGCGGTCAGCGTGGTCTCGGTGCACGCGGATTATTCGCTGGCGCGCAACGTAAGGATATTCGGCCCGCGTTTCCTGTTCAGCCCGCGCGGGCTCTACCAGTGCGCTCAGCACGTGCTGGGCTACAGCCGGACCACCCTCACCGGCGCGGACCACGTGATCTGCGCCTACCGTTTTCCGACGCGCTGGGTGGGCCGCTGGCGGAGCGAGGGCGTCTCGGTGATCTACAACCGGGTGGACCTCGAACGTTTCCGTCCCGCGGAAAACCGGCCCGCAGACAGTTCCCTCCTGCGCGTGCTGAACGTGGGGCGACAGCTCGAGGGCAAGGACCCCGAGCCAATCCTCCGGGCCGTGGCGCAGGACAGGCGCCTCGAGCTGACCCTGGTGGGGGATGGCCCGCGCCACGCGCATCTTATGGCCCTGGCGGCCGGCCTGGGCGCCTCGGACAGGATAGTATTCAGACCGAGCGTGATGCACAGCGACCTGCCGGAGGTCTACCGCAGCCATGACATTTTCGCCATGTCGATAACACACCCGGGGGTGTGTATCCCGGTGCTGGAGGCCGCGGCCAGCGGCCTGCCGGTGGTGATAAACCGTCCGCTCTGGGAGCCTGAGCCCGAGGTGGTGGGCGCTCTGGCCGAGGTGGTGGACAATTCGGCCGCGGGCTACGCCGCCGCGTTCAGCCGCCTGATCGATGACAGCGGTTACCGCCGGAGCCGCGGCGCGGCCCTGCGCGAGCTGTCCCAAAGCTACAGCGGCGCGGCCATGGAACAGGCCGAGTGCGAGCTGTATAACCGTCTGCTGGCCGAACGCGCGGCCCGCACAGCCTGA
- a CDS encoding Gfo/Idh/MocA family oxidoreductase — protein MLNFALIGCGRISRKHVGVLGELPGARLTAVCDIVPSRAEAVAAPLGIPWYTDFHEMLHREKIDVVNILTPSGLHGEHALQVVSYGVHIVVEKPMALTLTEADRMIEACDRAGVKLFVVKQNRCNLAVQQLRRALEAGRFGKLVLGTVRVRWCRDQKYYDQDAWRGTWAMDGGVFTNQASHHIDLLEWCMGEVETVFAHTTTRLVDIETEDTGVAVLKFANGALGVIEATTATRPRDLEGSISILGERGSVEIAGFAVNEMRTWRFTDESPEDELIRTQYNQNPPDVYGFGHRLFLQGVIETINTNTRALVDGLEGRKSLELIHAIYESVETGQEVALKFRPRKCRLGRNHSVTG, from the coding sequence ATGCTGAATTTCGCTCTCATCGGCTGCGGACGGATCAGCCGCAAGCACGTAGGTGTGCTGGGCGAGTTGCCCGGCGCGCGCCTTACCGCAGTCTGCGACATTGTCCCCTCGCGCGCCGAGGCCGTGGCTGCCCCGCTTGGAATCCCCTGGTACACCGATTTCCACGAGATGCTGCACCGGGAAAAGATCGACGTGGTCAATATCCTCACCCCCAGCGGCCTGCACGGCGAGCATGCCCTGCAGGTGGTGTCCTACGGCGTGCATATCGTGGTGGAAAAACCGATGGCCCTGACCCTGACCGAGGCTGACCGCATGATCGAGGCTTGCGACCGGGCCGGGGTGAAACTGTTCGTGGTCAAGCAGAACCGCTGCAACCTGGCCGTGCAGCAACTGCGGCGCGCCCTGGAGGCCGGGCGGTTCGGCAAGCTGGTGCTGGGCACGGTGCGGGTGCGCTGGTGCCGCGACCAGAAGTATTACGACCAGGACGCCTGGCGCGGCACCTGGGCCATGGATGGAGGGGTGTTCACCAACCAGGCCAGTCACCATATCGACCTTCTGGAATGGTGCATGGGCGAGGTGGAAACCGTGTTCGCCCACACCACGACCCGCCTGGTGGACATCGAGACCGAGGACACCGGCGTGGCAGTGCTCAAGTTCGCCAACGGCGCCCTGGGCGTGATCGAGGCCACCACCGCCACCCGCCCGCGCGACCTGGAGGGCTCGATCTCGATCCTGGGCGAGCGCGGCTCGGTGGAGATAGCCGGGTTCGCGGTCAATGAGATGCGCACCTGGCGCTTCACGGATGAAAGCCCCGAGGATGAGCTGATCCGCACCCAGTACAACCAGAACCCGCCGGATGTCTACGGTTTCGGCCACCGCCTGTTCCTGCAGGGAGTGATCGAGACCATAAACACCAACACGCGCGCCCTGGTGGACGGCCTGGAGGGGAGGAAATCCCTGGAGCTGATCCATGCGATCTACGAATCGGTGGAGACCGGCCAGGAGGTGGCGCTCAAGTTCCGGCCCCGCAAATGCCGCCTCGGGCGCAACCACTCCGTGACGGGCTGA
- a CDS encoding glycosyltransferase, with the protein MIIGPVAWGGVWGHGPELARHLALSRPVEYLDPPRPPGECAPSFQPGEAYPLPAGVRVTRRRSRFRPGLLYGLGLEWANLCAAVRSRAASLVTYYALGSVLALAWFRLRGRRSLFVYADFPDILRSAAARFLFRVLGLRLSTALATAGSLATSRLLYEDLGRLTGRRHFVPNGVRLDEIPDIRMGKEPGAEFTVGFVGFFGHWVHLESVAAAARLCPQVRFELVGEGPARARLHEEDIPENMVFLGRLPHDEVFHRIAGWDLGLVPFRVNALTDRVSPVKLFEYWALGCPVLASPCRELALAAESSPAALVLYRDPDSLAAAVRAFREDPARLAAASAEARQAVKQYDWKELGRKIQALID; encoded by the coding sequence TTGATTATCGGCCCGGTGGCCTGGGGCGGCGTCTGGGGCCACGGGCCCGAGCTGGCGCGTCACCTGGCCCTTTCCCGCCCGGTGGAATACCTCGATCCTCCCCGACCGCCCGGAGAATGCGCCCCCTCGTTCCAGCCCGGAGAAGCCTACCCCCTGCCAGCCGGTGTCCGCGTGACACGTCGCCGCAGCCGGTTCCGCCCGGGGCTGCTTTACGGCCTGGGCCTGGAGTGGGCCAACCTGTGCGCCGCGGTGCGCAGCCGGGCCGCGAGCCTGGTCACCTACTACGCCCTGGGCTCGGTGCTGGCCCTGGCCTGGTTCCGGCTGCGCGGACGGCGGAGCCTGTTTGTCTATGCCGATTTCCCCGACATCCTGCGCAGCGCCGCGGCCAGGTTCCTGTTCCGCGTGCTCGGCCTGCGCCTGAGCACGGCCCTGGCCACAGCCGGCAGCCTCGCCACCAGCCGCCTACTGTACGAGGACCTGGGGCGGCTCACCGGACGTCGGCATTTCGTGCCCAACGGGGTGCGGCTGGATGAAATCCCGGATATCCGAATGGGAAAAGAGCCCGGGGCTGAATTTACCGTGGGTTTTGTCGGGTTCTTCGGCCACTGGGTCCACCTGGAAAGCGTGGCCGCCGCGGCCCGGCTCTGCCCGCAGGTGCGTTTCGAGCTGGTGGGCGAGGGCCCGGCGCGCGCCAGGCTGCACGAGGAGGATATCCCGGAGAATATGGTCTTCCTCGGGCGGCTGCCCCACGACGAGGTATTCCACCGTATCGCTGGCTGGGACCTGGGCCTCGTCCCGTTCCGGGTCAACGCCCTGACCGACCGGGTCAGCCCGGTCAAGCTGTTCGAGTACTGGGCGCTGGGCTGCCCGGTGCTGGCCAGCCCCTGCCGCGAGCTGGCCCTTGCTGCCGAGTCCTCCCCCGCGGCCCTGGTCCTCTACCGTGACCCGGATTCCCTGGCCGCGGCGGTCCGCGCTTTCCGGGAGGACCCGGCGCGCCTGGCCGCAGCCTCGGCCGAGGCCCGCCAGGCGGTGAAACAGTATGACTGGAAAGAGCTGGGCCGGAAAATCCAGGCCCTTATCGATTGA
- a CDS encoding prepilin-type N-terminal cleavage/methylation domain-containing protein, whose translation MSNNKGFTLIEIIVAVALVAILSAAIAPSVLNNIAQGRIARTQSDVQALGSAVMRFKSDTGKFPRLAAAAKADTAGNSVDFLASSIGTFPQTGGNNLWSGGSLTNGVTTTGSCEDFAHHLIMGISRATTSDSLYVRAANIEDPNSFGFRSGLISADQADPWGHKYMSNVKALGVTGQAVWVISAGPNGVMETAVNDTGCYAASAVGGDDIGFRLQ comes from the coding sequence ATGAGCAACAACAAAGGTTTCACCCTGATCGAAATCATTGTCGCCGTGGCCCTGGTGGCCATCCTTTCGGCGGCTATCGCACCCAGCGTGCTGAACAACATCGCCCAGGGACGTATCGCCCGGACCCAGAGCGATGTGCAGGCTCTGGGCAGCGCGGTCATGCGCTTCAAGTCCGACACCGGCAAGTTCCCGCGCCTGGCGGCCGCCGCCAAGGCGGACACCGCCGGCAACAGTGTTGACTTCCTGGCCAGCAGCATCGGTACTTTCCCCCAGACTGGCGGCAACAATCTGTGGTCCGGCGGGTCATTGACTAATGGTGTGACGACCACGGGTTCGTGCGAGGATTTCGCCCACCATCTGATCATGGGTATAAGCCGTGCTACTACCAGCGACAGCCTGTACGTCCGTGCGGCCAACATCGAGGACCCGAACTCGTTCGGTTTCCGCAGCGGCCTGATCAGCGCCGACCAGGCGGATCCCTGGGGCCACAAATACATGTCCAACGTCAAAGCTCTGGGTGTCACGGGCCAGGCGGTCTGGGTCATCTCGGCCGGCCCCAACGGCGTGATGGAGACCGCGGTGAACGACACCGGCTGCTACGCCGCCTCGGCAGTCGGCGGGGATGACATCGGGTTCCGCCTGCAATAG
- a CDS encoding DUF3467 domain-containing protein, which produces MSQKNQPQNIELELRATEAEGVYANFALITHSPSEFVLDFARLTPGVPKARIHARIIMTPQNLKSLHRALAENIMRFESQFGPIPDLRQPEATVDFQDPAAGDKTKMH; this is translated from the coding sequence ATGAGCCAGAAAAACCAGCCCCAGAACATAGAGCTTGAGTTGCGGGCCACCGAGGCCGAGGGTGTCTATGCCAATTTCGCCCTCATCACGCACAGTCCGAGCGAGTTCGTCCTCGATTTCGCCCGTCTGACCCCCGGAGTGCCCAAGGCCCGCATCCATGCCCGGATAATCATGACTCCGCAGAACCTGAAAAGCCTGCACCGCGCCCTGGCCGAGAACATAATGCGCTTCGAGTCCCAGTTCGGACCGATCCCCGACCTGCGCCAGCCCGAGGCCACGGTGGATTTCCAGGACCCGGCCGCGGGCGACAAGACCAAGATGCACTGA
- a CDS encoding Nramp family divalent metal transporter, translating to MKQKILAILRMLGPGLIIAAVVLGPGSISSISANGSIMGARMLWLLVLCGAFMLSYTVLAARFGAMNGKKFLTHLAERYGRWLSVVIGICAFTVCAGFQGGNNIGVGMAMSTLLGGTVGMWAVVFTVLSIAFMFFFRKLYQAVEKLMMGLVVLMILAFAGNLLVALPEPSVVLRGLVPSWPEDGNVIQLVAIVSTTFSVMAALFQAYLVQEKNWGPDQAGESIRDSVVGIFALSLISIMIMLTAATVLFPKGIKVTGAADMAVQLEPLLGRSAKWLFCAGLWGASFSSFLGNAVLGGTILSDGLGLGGGRVESLPTKIIGTLIMLIGMSIAIITGGRQPVEMIIVLQAAIIIAVPLTAFFILKESNSREVMGEATPSWWLNLTAVAGLVAVLFLAWKSFERIAALIGNG from the coding sequence ATGAAGCAGAAAATACTTGCCATACTGCGCATGCTCGGTCCGGGCCTGATCATCGCGGCCGTGGTCCTGGGCCCCGGCTCGATCAGCTCGATCAGCGCCAACGGCTCGATCATGGGCGCCAGGATGCTCTGGCTGCTGGTGCTCTGCGGGGCGTTCATGCTCAGCTACACCGTGCTTGCGGCGCGTTTCGGCGCGATGAACGGGAAAAAGTTTCTCACCCACCTGGCTGAGCGCTACGGGCGCTGGCTGAGCGTGGTGATCGGCATCTGCGCTTTCACGGTCTGCGCCGGTTTTCAGGGCGGCAACAACATCGGTGTGGGCATGGCGATGAGCACTCTGCTGGGCGGCACTGTGGGGATGTGGGCTGTGGTGTTCACCGTGCTCTCGATCGCGTTCATGTTTTTCTTCCGCAAGCTGTACCAGGCGGTGGAAAAGCTGATGATGGGCCTGGTGGTGTTGATGATCCTGGCTTTCGCCGGTAACCTGCTGGTCGCGCTGCCGGAGCCCTCGGTGGTGCTGCGCGGGCTTGTCCCGAGCTGGCCGGAGGATGGCAACGTGATCCAGTTGGTGGCCATTGTCTCCACCACCTTTTCGGTCATGGCGGCCCTGTTCCAGGCCTACCTGGTGCAGGAGAAAAACTGGGGTCCCGATCAGGCGGGCGAGTCGATCCGCGACTCCGTGGTCGGTATCTTCGCCCTCAGCCTGATCTCAATAATGATCATGCTCACCGCAGCCACGGTGCTGTTCCCCAAGGGGATCAAGGTGACCGGGGCGGCCGACATGGCGGTGCAGCTCGAGCCGCTGCTGGGACGCAGCGCCAAGTGGCTGTTCTGCGCCGGGCTGTGGGGGGCCTCGTTCTCCTCGTTCCTGGGCAACGCGGTCCTGGGGGGCACGATCCTGTCGGATGGCCTGGGCCTGGGAGGGGGACGGGTGGAGAGTCTGCCGACCAAGATCATCGGCACGCTCATCATGCTGATCGGCATGAGCATCGCCATAATAACCGGCGGCAGGCAGCCGGTGGAGATGATCATCGTGCTCCAGGCCGCGATCATCATCGCCGTGCCGCTGACCGCTTTCTTCATCCTCAAGGAATCCAACAGCCGGGAGGTGATGGGCGAGGCCACCCCGTCCTGGTGGCTGAACCTGACAGCAGTGGCCGGACTCGTGGCCGTGCTGTTCCTGGCCTGGAAATCTTTCGAGCGGATCGCCGCGCTGATCGGCAACGGTTGA
- a CDS encoding LysE family translocator, translating into MDSLAGIFLGSFLIGFSGAMMPGPMFVVVVGQSPRRGFMAGPLVVLGHGLLEATLVGAVILGLARLLSAPTVISTVAVIGGLVLLYMGADMLRSAGRLSLYGAEGDTGAVAERSLHPVLSGILTSLANPYWTIWWATVGLGYLLLAGKLGWAGLTAFLSGHVLSDLVWYTAVSSLVSGGRRWLTDRVYRGLIRACAVGLLFFALYFGWHGLSGIQV; encoded by the coding sequence ATGGACAGCTTGGCCGGCATTTTCCTGGGCTCATTCCTGATCGGGTTCTCCGGCGCGATGATGCCCGGGCCGATGTTCGTGGTGGTGGTGGGGCAGAGCCCGCGGCGGGGTTTCATGGCCGGGCCGCTGGTGGTGCTGGGCCACGGCCTGCTGGAGGCGACCCTGGTCGGCGCGGTGATCCTGGGCCTGGCCCGGCTGCTCAGCGCCCCGACTGTCATCTCGACCGTGGCCGTGATCGGCGGCCTGGTGCTGCTCTACATGGGCGCCGACATGCTGCGCTCGGCCGGACGGCTGAGCCTGTACGGCGCTGAGGGCGATACCGGGGCCGTGGCGGAACGGAGCCTCCACCCGGTCCTGTCCGGCATCCTGACCAGCCTGGCCAACCCCTACTGGACCATCTGGTGGGCCACGGTGGGCCTGGGCTACCTCCTTCTGGCCGGAAAGCTCGGCTGGGCCGGGCTGACCGCTTTCCTGAGCGGCCATGTCCTGAGCGACCTGGTCTGGTACACGGCGGTCTCCTCGCTGGTCTCCGGGGGACGGCGCTGGCTCACCGACCGGGTCTACAGGGGCCTCATCCGGGCCTGCGCGGTGGGACTGCTATTTTTCGCGCTCTATTTCGGCTGGCACGGCCTGAGCGGCATCCAGGTCTGA